The Acropora palmata chromosome 10, jaAcrPala1.3, whole genome shotgun sequence genome contains a region encoding:
- the LOC141894997 gene encoding uncharacterized protein LOC141894997: MAAQAKLTPPSWWKHFREEAEDHVLVPLSKGGGSRYATLPISSNRMDVMKLCQSIFFPNGKSHYGEASEMEFAIGNFHNENMGVTLDVNGREVPFNIGNYMEAFKLKDVRLYLLSKKVTSGSEESDDDLPPMLTVCDSPTSEMACAAGGTTGFRHNESQGLIGTSEERCSLKREQDREYELSLEEDRQKRISLERANAEAEQNKRVQEARAARVSAEPDADFVTVRVRHLTMGVCSRRFPTNSLMAAVYDWVGSLTPDIVRFALCDPLGTPLPPSRKVEDRCTIVMATAPHTPSLSESDEDIQFLGFGDAHDDINRRLPDCQTKKMGTEH; encoded by the coding sequence ATGGCTGCGCAAGCAAAGTTGACCCCTCCCTCCTGGTGGAAGCATTTCCGTGAGGAAGCAGAGGATCATGTCCTAGTACCTCTGTCCAAGGGAGGTGGCAGCAGGTATGCTACTCTACCAATTTCAAGCAACAGAATGGACGTTATGAAACTTTGTCAATCAATCTTTTTCCCTAATGGAAAATCTCATTATGGAGAAGCTTCTGAGATGGAATTTGCTATTGGCAAttttcacaatgaaaacatgGGTGTTACACTGGACGTGAATGGGAGAGAAGTACCTTTCAATATTGGAAATTATATGGAGGCTTTTAAGCTGAAGGATGTCAGGCTATACTTGTTATCCAAAAAAGTGACAAGTGGCAGTGAAGAAAGTGATGATGATCTACCACCCATGCTAACAGTTTGTGACTCCCCTACTTCTGAAATGGCATGTGCAGCTGGTGGTACAACGGGGTTCAGACACAATGAGAGCCAAGGCCTTATAGGTACATCAGAGGAAAGGTGCTCACTAAAGAGGGAGCAAGATAGAGAATATGAGCTTTCACTGGAAGAAGACAGGCAAAAGAGAATTTCTCTGGAAAGGGCAAATGCTGAGGCTGAACAAAACAAGAGAGTTCAGGAAGCTAGAGCTGCAAGAGTTTCAGCAGAACCAGACGCAGATTTTGTCACTGTGAGAGTTCGACACCTTACAATGGGAGTATGCTCTCGACGTTTCCCCACCAATAGCCTCATGGCGGCAGTGTACGACTGGGTTGGATCTTTGACGCCTGACATAGTGCGCTTTGCACTTTGTGACCCCTTAGGCACTCCTCTTCCTCCAAGTAGAAAGGTTGAAGATAGATGTACCATAGTTATGGCTACTGCTCCACATACACCATCATTGTCTGAGTCAGATGAGGATATTCAATTCCTGGGATTCGGAGATGCACATGATGATATAAACAGGAGACTGCCAGACTGTCAAACAAAGAAGATGGGAACAGAACACTGA
- the LOC141894998 gene encoding G2/M phase-specific E3 ubiquitin-protein ligase-like has protein sequence MKEMLNLYFFRLTSAVPLDNQYASILELMPGTSGEKCFSDSEEESSSGETHDDDYVLPNTSSVTKPAKEILNELAGNINADALAKFNIARNFIWEGTKRAVSRKAFSPANKISVKFTDDAGTSEGAIDWGGPMREFFTLILQYIHDSQLLCGPENIKFLSYNVKCLEDNDYFIAGLMLAMSLVHGGPAPHFLSPIMFQALISDQPVTVSLQDVYDHELRSLLESLQESETVEKAKRCLLQSNLSTVLDLAGTLGMPLKTLDDVKRMVATTAQWFVLGRCKPALEVFRDGLSALGVLGAAKEHPDSLRPLFCDLPEKLTAERMEELFQAKTSPAGSSKAVTESLVLSRWSDFLQDVEDEDIGITLSDILFFTTGCRVLPQREMPVTVEFLHELPSRFPTANTCSSILRLPVVHQAYESFKADLTFGILNA, from the coding sequence ATGAAGGAAATGCTTAACTTGTATTTCTTCAGGCTAACGAGTGCAGTGCCGTTGGACAACCAGTACGCTTCCATTCTTGAGCTGATGCCTGGGACAAGTGGGGAGAAATGCTTTTCTGACAGCGAGGAAGAGAGTTCCAGTGGTGAAACacatgatgatgattatgtaCTACCTAACACGTCTTCTGTAACGAAACCAGCTAAGGAGATACTGAATGAATTAGCAGGAAATATAAATGCTGATGCCTtggcaaaatttaatattgcCCGTAATTTCATTTGGGAAGGAACCAAACGAGCTGTGTCCCGCAAAGCATTCTCACCAGCCAACAAGATATCCGTCAAGTTTACCGATGATGCTGGAACCAGTGAAGGTGCCATTGACTGGGGTGGCCCCATGAGAGAGTTCTTCACATTGATTCTTCAATACATCCATGACTCTCAACTTCTGTGTGGTCCAGAGAATATCAAATTCCTATCATACAATGTGAAATGTTTAGAAGATAATGACTACTTCATTGCAGGACTTATGCTTGCAATGTCACTTGTCCATGGTGGACCCGCACCCCATTTCCTTTCCCCTATCATGTTTCAAGCCCTTATCAGTGATCAACCTGTGACGGTGTCATTGCAAGATGTGTATGATCATGAGCTGAGGTCTTTGCTCGAATCACTCCAGGAGTCAGAAACTGTAGAGAAGGCGAAGAGATGTCTCTTGCAAAGCAACTTATCAACTGTACTGGACCTGGCTGGGACTTTAGGAATGCCATTGAAAACACTAGATGATGTCAAGAGAATGGTTGCAACAACTGCACAGTGGTTCGTTCTTGGGCGATGCAAACCAGCCCTTGAAGTCTTCCGGGACGGCCTTTCGGCCCTTGGAGTCTTAGGAGCAGCGAAGGAACATCCCGATAGTTTAAGACCACTGTTTTGTGACCTACCTGAAAAGCTCACAGCAGAAAGAATGGAGGAATTATTTCAGGCAAAGACCAGCCCAGCTGGTTCCTCAAAGGCAGTAACTGAGAGTCTTGTTTTATCCAGATGGAGCGATTTCCTGCAGGATGTAGAAGATGAAGATATTGGCATCACATTGAgtgacattttgtttttcaccacTGGTTGCAGAGTGTTGCCACAACGTGAGATGCCTGTCACCGTTGAGTTTTTACATGAACTGCCTTCAAGGTTTCCAACAGCAAACACATGTTCAAGCATTCTTCGACTTCCAGTCGTACACCAGGCTTATGAGAGCTTCAAAGCTGATCTGacgtttggaattttaaatgcCTGA
- the LOC141894999 gene encoding uncharacterized protein LOC141894999 — protein MAAAKNIRNNLIEEYFHMGFSCKEIIDCLFLNHDLNLSLRQLKRVLSRKNLGRRCFSSFDEVVDAIEEELNSSGSVVGYRSMWQKLVVNHKLSVSKEFVRNALRIFDPEGVERRSRHRLQRRQYHAKGPNFIWHIDGYDKLKPYGFCIHGCIDGYSRKIMWLQVGRTNNHPGIIASYFLDCVQNVGGTARVIRGDFGTENVRIAAIQRYLRHEADDSMSGEKSFLYGRSVSNQRIEAWWGQLQRSASDWWMTHFEQLRISGLYCDADVVHVECLLFCYMAIIHEELQRVARLWNLHRIRPSTRNNSSPHGRPCLLYQHPEIAGTVDYKHDVVIDDLDVARHMCCDDLPMDLSPEFTALAEVIMTEEGLRVPENANEARTLYITLINEINKII, from the coding sequence atggcggctgcaAAGAACATACGCAACAATCTCATTGAGGAATATTTCCATATGGGTTTTAGCTGCAAGGAAATCATTGATTGCCTTTTCTTAAACCATGACCTTAACTTAAGTTTACGGCAGCTTAAGCGGGTCTTATCGAGAAAAAACCTTGGACGACGATGCTTCAGCAGCTTCGATGAGGTAGTAGACGCCATAGAAGAGGAGTTGAACAGCAGTGGGAGCGTTGTTGGGTATAGAAGTATGTGGCAGAAACTAGTAGTGAACCATAAATTGTCTGTCAGCAAGGAATTTGTTCGAAATGCATTAAGAATATTCGATCCTGAAGGGGTAGAAAGACGCTCGAGGCACAGACTTCAAAGGCGGCAATATCATGCAAAGGGTCCAAATTTTATTTGGCACATTGATGGGTACGACAAACTGAAACCGTATGGGTTTTGTATACATGGTTGCATTGACGGATACTCAAGGAAGATCATGTGGCTCCAAGTTGGGCGTACGAATAACCACCCGGGTATCATTGCAAGTTATTTTCTTGACTGTGTGCAAAATGTTGGTGGCACTGCCCGTGTAATTCGTGGAGACTTCGGAACAGAAAACGTTAGAATTGCCGCTATTCAACGTTATCTACGACATGAAGCAGACGACAGTATGTCTGGAGAAAAGAGCTTTCTTTACGGCAGATCAGTGTCTAATCAGAGAATAGAGGCATGGTGGGGACAACTGCAAAGAAGTGCATCTGATTGGTGGATGACTcattttgaacaactgaggaTCAGTGGACTGTACTGTGATGCTGATGTTGTGCATGTGGAATGTCTACTGTTTTGTTACATGGCAATTATCCACGAAGAACTCCAACGAGTTGCAAGACTGTGGAACTTGCATCGAATTCGACCTtcaacaagaaacaacagTTCACCTCATGGTCGACCGTGTTTGTTATACCAGCATCCTGAAATAGCAGGAACCGTGGATTATAAGCATGATGTTGTTATTGATGACTTAGATGTCGCCAGACATATGTGTTGTGATGACCTCCCTATGGATTTATCACCTGAATTTACTGCACTTGCTGAAGTAATCATGACAGAAGAAGGTCTTAGAGTGCCAGAAAATGCTAATGAGGCACGAACTCTATATATAACTCTCATCAATgagataaacaaaataatatag